In the Silvanigrella aquatica genome, TAGTATGATATTATTTAGATTTTTTTCTGACGTGCTTTTTATAGTGTAATATTTTTTTTAATGCATAAGAATTCACTCTTTAACTCCTTTTAAAAATAGGAAAAGCAATGAGCCCATTGAGATCTATAAAAAAATTTTTGGGTATCTAAAACAAAGAAAAATAATGTCAATTTTTTAGACATAAATTTATCTTCAAATTCTTGATAATTTAAAATGAACTGCATTTCACAACAATGTTCAGTTTCTGATCACCCCCCTTTTTTATTTAAATATTTATATTATCTGTTTCTTTATGAGCTTAAATTTCTTATGTTTTTGTAAATAAAGGAACAAAATTTGGAACAGGAATTAGATTTATTAGATGTTAAAATTGACTATGCTTTTAAACGTATTTTTGGAGAAAATGAAGATATTTTTATTAACTTTACAAATAGTATTTTAAATCAACCACATAATAAAAAAATAAAATCGGTGCAGTTTTTAAATACCGAAGTAAATCAGGAAAGTGCCTTCGACAAAGAAAGCCGCTTCGACGTCTTAGCCCAGCTCAACGATGGCAGCTTTGTAAATATGGAAATGCAAATGTCCTATACCTCGGAATATGAGAAAAGATGCTTATATTATTGGACTAAATTATATGAACAGCAAATGTTTAAAGGGGATCGGTATAAAAATTTACAACCAGCTATTTGTATTAACATTCTTAACTATAAATATTTTAAGGAAAAAGAAAATTATATTACCGAACTACGCGTTGTTGACATAGAAACTAAAAATATTTTTACCCAAGATTTTCAAATTTTTCTTATTGAAGTTCCCAAAGCTTTAAAAGAATCGTATACTGAACTTAGCAAATGGATGCGCTTTTTAAAAGGCGCGAGCAGAGAGGAGATTTTTTCTATGGACAACCCTTTTATCTTAAAAGCACAAGAAAAATTAGAATACCTTAGCCAAGACTTCCAAGCCCGTATTCAATATAATTCCAGACAGAAATATTTGCATGATTATATGTCAGATACCGCTAGTAAATTTGAGGAAGGGATGGAAAAGGGAATTAATATTGGTGTTGAAAAAGGTGAATATAAAAACAAACTAGAAAATGCTAAAAATTTCTTACAACTTGGTGTGTCAATAGACATTATTAGCAAAGCCACAGGCCTCACCAAAGAAGAAATTGAGAAACTCGCATAATCCCACTTTCCCCACCCTTCTGCAAAATTGCAAATTTTAAAACAAAATAATTTTCACCATGTATTTTGACCCTGCTGCTTGTGAACAGCAACAGCCATTTATTTTCTTCCAATTTAAATGAAATAAAAATAATTTATAAAAGGATATGTTTGAAACTTTAAAAATAAATTTTTGTTGTCAATTTCATTATTTTTTTGGCTTCAGCTTATCTTTTTATGCCACAAAGGAAACAGCGCATGAGAATTAGCAATTATATTTCTCCTTCCGACATTATTCTTGCCAAGCCACCTTACGATGTGACAGCAGGACAGCTTTTTAACATTGAAAAACTTGTTTTAGTGGCCATGACAGATGGTCAAAGCAAATGGCCTATTAGTGCCTACACACAGGGTTGTTTTGAATTTGCAGTTACAGGCGAAGTGAAAGCAGGCTCCCCTGTTTATTACCTCGACGGCAGCTTAACCACAGATTCCAGCGATGAAAAAGCCATTCCTTGTGGCGTGGCTTACTCCCAAGTAAACGGCCTAATTTGGGAAGTGATGTTAATGAACATGCCAAAACACGCCTAAAAATAAATAAACACTCTGTTACTTTTATTAGAAAGATAACATATGCCACATAGACGTGATGAAATTAAAAACATAATTCACAGTTTATTATTCAAAAAAACCATTGCAGGTGAAAATATATTTACACCTTATATCCCTGCTCAAGACATAGAAATGAATAATAAATTAGCAGTTGGAATTCATTGTTTAAAAGAAACTGTAGAGCAAACATACGGCAATATTAATTATAAAAGAAAAGCGGAATTTAAAATTAGCATTATTTCTCCGCACATTCAAAATGCCGAAAATCAAACAGATGTCTTAACGAAACAAATTGAAACAGAAATTGCAAATTTTAAAACAAAGGAATTTGAATTCACCTATGTTGGCATGGAGGCACAAGAGTTTCACGAACAGAAAACCTTGAATCACATTATCACTTCACTGTTATTTTTTGTTACGTATGAAACTTACGAAAACACAAATAACGAATTAGACGACTTACTCATAACACATATTGAGGTACAAAATGGTATCATTTAATGAAATTGGACACTCCCGTTTGCCATGGATGTGGGTTGAATTTGACAATTCTTTAGCAGTTAAATCAACACCACAATGGAAAACATTAATTTTAGGAACAAAAAAACTCAAAGGCTCAGCCGAATTTGAAAAACCATATTTGGTAACATCGACTTCTTCCGCTGTAGAGTTATTTGGTGAAAATTCCTTGCTACATACGCAAATTGAATCTTATAAGGCCAATGACTCCCTTAACGAAACATGGGCTTATGCATTTCCACGTTCCAATACCGTAGCCCCTGCTGTGGGTAAATTACGCATTCATGTTAAAAATGGCATTGCCGAAAGCAGCCAATACGAAGGTAATTTTGAAATTAATATTGGGGGCACAGTGCTTTCAGTGGCGGCAGCAAAAACCGGTGAAGCGACAAGAAAAGCCATTGCCGATGCCATTAAAGCAAATACAGAACTTGGTCTCAGCGCCGAAGTAGAAAAAATAGGCGAAGAACACTTTGTCAAACTGACTTCACTGCACGCCGAAGATTTTTACGACAACACCTATTTAGGAATTGAAAAATGTCCCGCAGGATATGAAGTGCAAGTGACACCTTTTTCAAGCGGTGTGAACACCTTTAATTTCAAAAAATTATTTGAAGTCATGGGCGATGAAAAATTCAATTGCCTTGTGTGCCCTTTCACAGAAACACAAATTTTAAAATCTTTGTCCGACGAAATGGACAAACGTTGGGGTGCGCAAACACAAAATGATGGATTTGTCTGTCTCACAACAAATAGCAATCCTCAAAATGCCATTTCCATGGGACAAAATCTCAATTCACAATGTATGACATTGTTTAGTTCCTTTGGCATTCCCGATAGCACATCGAAAATTAATGCGGCTATTGCAGGACAAATTTCACGCAGTGCTTCCATTGACCCTGCCATGCCTTTGCAAACATTACCTTTACGCGGCATTCACGCGCCTTGCCTTGGCAAAAGAACCCGTTTTGAAGAACGTAACACATTATTAAACAATGGCATTTCCACTTTAACGTGCGTGGCAAATTTAGTGCAAATTGAACGCGCCTTAACCACATACAAAAAAGGAAAATCGGGATTAAATGATGAAAGTTACCTTTCCTTAGAACACGTTTTAACTCTCTCTTACATTCGTAACGATTTCAGAAATTATTTTTGGAATAAATACGCACGCTATAAATTAGCCGACGATGGCACTCATTTTAGAGCGGGACAAAAAGTCATGACACCTAAGCTTGCTAAAGCCGAAGCCATTTCACGCTTTAACGAATGGGAAGCCGATGGCCTTGTGCAAAATGCCGCCGACTTTACCAAAAATTTAATTGTAGAACGTAACACACAAAACAGAAACCGTCTGGATTTCTTGTTACCTCCTACAGTTATGAGTCAACTTGTTCAAGTTGCAGCGCAAATTCAATTTAGAATATAAAGGATATTAAACAATGAGCAATAATATTAAAGGTGGCCGCATTACATTTCGTATAGATGGAAAATCTTACGACTGCTTGGGCGATTTCAAATACGGCATTGGCGCCGACAAACGTGAATCCATCGTGGGAACAAGTGGCGTCATTGGTTACTCCACCATTGCACAAATTCCCTTTATTGAAGGTGACATTGTCAAAGGTCATTTATTAAGCGGCATTGATCTCTCCGAAATTGATGGCTCCACCATCACTCTCGATCTCGCCGACGGCACCACATTTGCACTGTACAATGCTTGGTGTGTCAACGACAAAGGCATGGAATTAGAAACAAAACAAGGCAAAATTACCCTTAGGTTTGAAGGCACTAAAGGCTTGGAGATTGGCGCATGAGTTTAACGACAAAAGAACCTAAAGAAGAAAAAAAAGCAAAGGTGAAATACGCAAAAGTTATTAAGTTAACAAAACCTTTAAAAGACCTCGACGAAACCATCACCGAACTCAAGTTTGTCGAAATGACTTTAGACGACATTATGGACTACAGCATTACAGACTTGCAAAAAAATAAAGTAATTCTTTCCCTCACCGCAAGTTTAACCGGCAATCGCGTGGAAGTGATTAAAAAAATGTGCTTTGCCGATTACTTTAAATGCATTGAGGTCATAACCAATTTTTTTATGAGTTCCCAAGCAACTTCAGACAACTCTTAATGGGGTTGGCTTATCATCTGCATTGGCAACCCCATGCGCTCTTGCAGATGAACGCCAAGCAACTCAAATTTTGGGTGACAGAACTGCACGAATATTTTGAAAAAGAATAACATAAATTATTTAATATGAAACTTCTTTAAAATTTAAAAAACACTTCACAGCATACTTAATTGTTTACTTAATTAAGTATGTTCTCTTTTCTCGAAAATTGGAGAACTTTATGTCCGACGCGGCAATTAAATTGACTGAAAATATGGTTCTTACCGAAGATATTTTAAAAGCCATTCACAAACAAATATTAGATGGCAAAACAGAAACCAGCCTTACCCTTCCCCGTGAAGCCGATTTAAAAACCGAAATGGATAAAAAAATTGCCGCCCTTATGCTTGATTCCAAAAAAAGCGCCGACAATTTAAAAAAAGAATTAGATAAAGTAAAATTAAACATTAGCCAATTTGCAAAAAACCTCGACATTGAAAAAAGAATTCGAAAACTCGACAACTTCAATGGCAAAGACAAAGACGACATTGTTTCCGCCTTTCAACAATTTAATGAAAATCATTTCATATTAATTGATAAATTTTATTCCGGTTTAGACTCCCTTGAAAAAAATTATTTATTGCAAGATAAACGCTTTACCGAAATTTTAAATGCCTATGGGTTGTATTCCATAAAAAGCAATAACGACTTGCGAACAAAAGTGGATGGTACTTTAACCTCTTCTCTTGAAACCATGAACACAACTTTAGATCAACAAAAAAATCATAATCATGATGGGAAATATGCTCCTGTTCAGCACACTCACGATGAATATTCTAGGCAAGTGACAAGGCATTTTCATAGAAATCTAGGAGGTGCACATGAGATTTACAATGTAAATGTATCCATTCCTTTTGGTGGGAAAATGCTGCAAAGTGGAACATCGCCCTGGAGCAGTGATAATACAATTTATACTTGTCCAGAAGATGCTATTTATCAGTTTCAAATTTATTTTACAGGATGTAGCAACAGTAGTAATAATTGTATTAAATCAGTATTAAATAATAAAGATCATAAAAATAATATTCAATATATTAATTCAAATTGGAGTTCACATCATATATTATACTGCGATGAAATGAAAAAAAACGACAAACTTTCTTTTCAAGTTATATCGACCAATCTAATTATTATTAATTATTACCAAATCTTCACCGTAGTCACCTACTGGCCTAAATAATATCAAGGAAAAAAATAAATGGATAAAATTCAAGGCGCCACAGCAACACGTGACCGAAAATTTACCAAAGGTATAACAACCACAGGTTCCGACGGCACAATTGTTTCAGCCGAATGGTTAAACAATGTGCAGGAAGAAATTTGTAACGTCATTGCGGCCGAAAAAATTCAGCTCGATGAAGGCAATGTTCATCAATTAAATACGGCAATTAATAAAAAAATAGAGACGTTAAAAAGTAACACTCAAGTTCAATTGTCGGGCTTAAGTACAGAGCTTGAAAAATGGAAAATACAAATTAACAATACCATTTTAACTTTAGCCAAGGAACAAGAACTTAAAAATTTAAAAGTCTCTACAGATATAGACAAAACAAACTTACTCAGTTTATTTGAAATATTAAATAAATTTAATAACGAATTTGTCACAAAAATTTCTGAAATTATTGAAAATTTGCAAAGAGATTATAACCTCCAAGACAACCGCTTTACCGAAATATTTAATGCTTATGCTGCTTATATTATTAAAAATATGTCGGGAAAATTAAATGAGTCTACTTTTCATAATTTTGTAGAAAAAAACTTTAATAGCTTTGTCGAAAATGTTTTTAAACCACACAAACATCCTGAGTATGAAGTTAAAAAAGGGTATTTTTTTGATCAAAAGCCCCTTCATCTTAAAAATGCAGACCTAAGTTCTAAAAAAATTGAATTTTCAGATATAAACTGTAAAAATTTTCAAATTATAAAAACCTGTCATGCGCACAATTTATTAAGAGCAAAAGAATCTGGTTTTTACAATATTACCATTCGTATTTCAGAAGTAAATTATGAAAAATTGGAAAACCTAAAACTTGCATTTGCCACCATAAGCAATGGATTGTTAGTTATTTTAAATAATTATGAATTTATTAAAGACAATAAAAACTCTTATATAAATTATTCCTTTGTAAATTTAATTCAAGAAAAGCAGGAAATATTTTTTAATATTTTTTCTACTCAAAATTTGTACGTAAAATATTATGCTGTAAAAATTGCAGATATTTAAATAAGGAATTAAAGCATGCCACTAACCACGACAAATCGAGACAATACCCTTGCCTACTGGTGGGGTCTAGAGGAACATAAAAATACTTTAATAAAATGGCAAAAAGAAAATACAAGGGAAGTTTTAATTGCAAATAGATCGAGAGTATATTCAAATAGGCAAGAAATTATAAATGGAATTATAAAAGTCTCTAGTTGTGCAAGTGAAATTCAATATAATAATATAGTAATGTCATCTTTATCACATAGCAATCAAAATGTTGTAGAGAATTTTCAAAAATTCATTCAACTTAATTTACCTCATTCAGTATTTATTGAATGGCTAAAGAAGCATCCTCATAGTAATGATTCTCATGCTAGTTGCAGAAGTCAGCCAATTACTTTAGCAACTTATTATCAAACAAATCATAGCACTATTCCCTTCATCCCCGAATATGTCACGCTCCCCGATATTTCAAGTATACAAGTTAGTGAATTGAAAGAAGCAATCACCCCAATTTCGTCATCAAAAAAAATATTTACTATATATAAAATTAATGAAAGTCATACTTTTACAAAACAATTGACTCACTTTAACTTTTCTACTCTTAATACTGTAAAAGACTATACCTATAAAGGAAAAATATTAAATAACAATATTACAAAGGAAGACTGTGATAAATATTATATAAAAACAACCACTCCAAATAAAAAAGTTTATGCCAGACAAAAATATAGTGTTTCACAATTGCTTGAAGTTTTAAAACACCCCTTTTACGACGACAACACTCCCCTCAGTGAATTTTTTGTCGTCGCCGACTATATGCTAGAAGGTTGTTACGATGACTACTATCCAGAACCTGGCGATGTTGTACTAGAAATTACGATTACTGCAAATTCAAAATAATAATTATAATATTTTTTAAATCCCCTCTTTACTATTCATAATAAATTATAAGTTTTTGCAAAAATAAAAAAATTAATTTTAATTAAGAGTAAAATAAAATTTTAATTTTGAAAAATAAGAATTGTTTTTCATCATAAAATAAAATTTAATAATTTTAAATTAGGAAAATAATCGTGAGCCAAATTTCACAAAATACAATTGAGCAAAAAAAAGTTGAAATAGTAAATATTTCATTAAATTTAAATAAAATTCAGACAAATTTCTTATCTACCATGAGTTCATTTGAATTTTTGGAAAACAGCGTTCTACAATTTACAGAGGCAATAGCTAAAAGTACAGCATCTCTTCAGAAATTTGCGAAGCAATGGCAAGGAATACCATTAAAAAATAATTCTAATTCATTAAATAAACATGCGGAAGGCAAAGAACACAGTATTGAAATTGCCATATTCAAATTATCTGAAAAAATGGTACAAGGACACGATAAATTAAATCAAACCTTACAGAATATTTCAGGTAATGAAAGCTCTTCCAGTGAAAATTTTTTAAAAAATATTTTTAGCAGTTATTTAAAAGGAGGCGATACTCAAAAAAATATTTCACTTGCCATGCAGGGTGCCAATATTGATGACAAAAAAAATAATGAAATGCGTTCCTTTATTGAGAAAATAGCCAATCAAGCAGGGGTAACACACGGTGATGCATCGCAAATTGTTTTACAAACAATTCAAAAAAATACGCAACTCAGGGAAGAAAATTCATTTGAAAATAAGATAAAAAGTTTAGAAAAGCTCATCGATCCTGCTATAAAGTTGAGTCAAGTACAAAATCTGAGCTATAAAGAAGCACAAGAGTTGCTTGCAAAATATCATGCCTTTACAAAACAAGGTCATACAGAAAATAATATTGACAAAAGCATTTATGCCTTTCAGGAGCAATTCCCAAACCTAAATCAAGTAAACAGAGAGCAGTTAGCACAACAAACAGGAAAAGTCGCCGCGGGCTCAGGAATTCCAATTACGGATTACCATGCTATTCTTGGCAAGCTGCACAGTGCTGGTGTTCCCTTAACAGAAATAGCCCAATCTATGGAGAGCATCAGTTTAGGATTATTGCCCTTAAATAAACAGCAACAAGCAAATATAATAAATAACAAAGTACCAGTAACACCACAACTGCTGACTGTAGCACAACAAAATCTAACTCCTAAACAAGTTGCGGGACAGGAAAAATCTTTACAAAGTTTAGGCATAGATAAATTGCAATTATTTTCTGAAACAGGCCAGGTAAATATGGCTTATTTTGTAGAAAAAATTCAGCAAAGTTTGCAACAAATGCCAAAGGCTGCGGTGGAAAAAAATCTAAATCAGATAATGCCACAAAAAAGTGTGGAGTCTATTTTATTACTAACACAAGGTGCAAATGAGCAAAATAGTTTTCAAAATATTTATAAACAATTGCAAGTAAAAGAATCGGAAAAGTCTTTAGATAAAGCATATGATACTCACGTAAACACCAATGAGGCAAAGTGGGATACCTTACTATCGCAGGTAGAAAGTTTAAAGGAAAAGTCTTTTAACCAAGGTATTGAAAAAGTGGCAAACTCAGGAATTGATCATGCCACAAAATTATTTGAAAAATTAAATTCTCTGGATGGAACCATATTGACTGTGGGAGCGAGCCTTCTTGCGGTATTGTCAGCCATTTTAGCTGGTTTTGCTATAAAAAAAGGAGTGTCGGAAGGGTTTAAAAAAATATTTGGCAAGGAAGAAAAAGAAACAGGATCTCATGCTTTGTTTCATAAATCTGTATTGATATTTGCTAAAGCGGTAAATAAATTCTCTGGAAATTCATCATTCAAAAAAGGAAAATACTCTCTTCCTAATAAAACAAAATCAAGAAAAATATTTGATAAAATTAAAAGTCCCATAAAAAAATTACCGGGCTTAAGAATGCTTTCAAAAGCTTCGGGTGCTATGGGAGGAATTAAAAATTCTTTTGCCAAGAAATTTCCAAAATTTAAAAACCCTTTAAATTCCGGTGGTGGCAGTAAGGCAGGATCTTTTTTAAGTAAATTAAAGAATCCATTAGGTATGGTTACGAAAATATTACCACATTTAGGGTCAATTTTTAGAGTTATTGGAAATATTGCAAAAGTGGTCCTTCGCGTTGTTTCAAGATTAATTCCGGGATTAGGTTGGATTCTATTAATTGGTGATGTACTCATAAACCATTGGGATACAATTATGTCCTATTTACCAGAATCCTTTCAAAAAACCATAAATAATGCTCTGAATTATTGTAAAGAAAAATTATTGAACTTGTGGGAAAACACAAAAAGCTTTTTAGGTTTTGGGTCTAAAAAAGGAGAGCCTGTTGCCTTACCACCGAAGCAACCTGCGCCTGCGGTTCCTGAAATTTCGTTGCCCCAAGGCCCTGTGCCACCCAAATTATTAGCAAATGAAACCATGCCGTTAGGCAAAGCCACAGTGCCACCGCTCATGCCAATTTTACCTATGGAAGCAAAGCCCCTGCCCTTGGGACCTGTCGTGCCGCACAGTGAAAATTCGTTAAATTTAAATATCCCAAAACAGCACGAAGCTATGCCTGTGCCACATCAAAAATTAACTTCTGTCCGAGGGAAAGACATGAGTCCTTATCAAGAAAATGCAAAAAATCATATTGTGGTCGATTTTAAAAATACGCCTAAAGGAACAGCGGTCATTGCCAAAGCAAATCATAATACAAAAATAGATTGCCATATGGGATATAACAATTTGGCCTACGAATAAAATAACAAGACAAATTTTGCAAAAATAAATTCTATGAAATGAAATTTAATTTAAAAAAATGAATTTAAGTCTATTTTCAAAATTATTTTTTGAAAAGGACTTAAATAAATTGAGGAGAATATTATAAATGAACAGTTTAAAAAGTTGGGTGCAGAATTTAAAAAAGGCCAGTTTTAAAGGAATTCCTTTTGAAGTGGAATCGCATCAGAGTGAATTTGGCCGCCGCATTGTTTCTCATTCTTTTCCTTATAAAGACAAACCTTATAATGAAGATTTAGGAAAAAAGCAGCGTTCTCTCCAAATTACAGGGTTTTTAGTAGGGGACAATTATTTTGCCAAAAGAGACAAACTCATTGAAGCTGT is a window encoding:
- a CDS encoding phage tail tube protein; amino-acid sequence: MSNNIKGGRITFRIDGKSYDCLGDFKYGIGADKRESIVGTSGVIGYSTIAQIPFIEGDIVKGHLLSGIDLSEIDGSTITLDLADGTTFALYNAWCVNDKGMELETKQGKITLRFEGTKGLEIGA
- a CDS encoding phage tail assembly protein, whose amino-acid sequence is MSLTTKEPKEEKKAKVKYAKVIKLTKPLKDLDETITELKFVEMTLDDIMDYSITDLQKNKVILSLTASLTGNRVEVIKKMCFADYFKCIEVITNFFMSSQATSDNS
- a CDS encoding DUF2190 family protein, coding for MRISNYISPSDIILAKPPYDVTAGQLFNIEKLVLVAMTDGQSKWPISAYTQGCFEFAVTGEVKAGSPVYYLDGSLTTDSSDEKAIPCGVAYSQVNGLIWEVMLMNMPKHA
- a CDS encoding phage tail sheath subtilisin-like domain-containing protein, yielding MVSFNEIGHSRLPWMWVEFDNSLAVKSTPQWKTLILGTKKLKGSAEFEKPYLVTSTSSAVELFGENSLLHTQIESYKANDSLNETWAYAFPRSNTVAPAVGKLRIHVKNGIAESSQYEGNFEINIGGTVLSVAAAKTGEATRKAIADAIKANTELGLSAEVEKIGEEHFVKLTSLHAEDFYDNTYLGIEKCPAGYEVQVTPFSSGVNTFNFKKLFEVMGDEKFNCLVCPFTETQILKSLSDEMDKRWGAQTQNDGFVCLTTNSNPQNAISMGQNLNSQCMTLFSSFGIPDSTSKINAAIAGQISRSASIDPAMPLQTLPLRGIHAPCLGKRTRFEERNTLLNNGISTLTCVANLVQIERALTTYKKGKSGLNDESYLSLEHVLTLSYIRNDFRNYFWNKYARYKLADDGTHFRAGQKVMTPKLAKAEAISRFNEWEADGLVQNAADFTKNLIVERNTQNRNRLDFLLPPTVMSQLVQVAAQIQFRI
- a CDS encoding Rpn family recombination-promoting nuclease/putative transposase; this translates as MEQELDLLDVKIDYAFKRIFGENEDIFINFTNSILNQPHNKKIKSVQFLNTEVNQESAFDKESRFDVLAQLNDGSFVNMEMQMSYTSEYEKRCLYYWTKLYEQQMFKGDRYKNLQPAICINILNYKYFKEKENYITELRVVDIETKNIFTQDFQIFLIEVPKALKESYTELSKWMRFLKGASREEIFSMDNPFILKAQEKLEYLSQDFQARIQYNSRQKYLHDYMSDTASKFEEGMEKGINIGVEKGEYKNKLENAKNFLQLGVSIDIISKATGLTKEEIEKLA